Below is a genomic region from Sebastes umbrosus isolate fSebUmb1 chromosome 20, fSebUmb1.pri, whole genome shotgun sequence.
CCAAACTACTATTTTGGATGACACAAGTCCCCCTGTTTACTCTGGGAGCATGGGAGCGGACATCAGGACTGTGATCCTTGCATTGGGGATCTCCATTTTCAAACCTTGCCGTCGCAAAGTCTGTTTTCAGGCCGGGAAGAAGGTAAAGTTAGTGCCAGCACAGTGGCTTAGAAAGGTTCTAATTTCAAAATGTGGAGCTCCAGATCATTCCTGTtccaggtgtgtttgtgtctggtgGTTTCTATTGGCTCCTGCACCTGTAAACCTCTAGATAATGACATCCAGAGTGAGGACCCCGAGGAGCTTTACTCTCAGCTGTCAGAGGAGGACCTTCTGGAGGAGGAAGACGCCGACTCCAGGATGGAGAACCTCCTGGGAACCATAAAAGAGGGCTTTCTGAGGAAACTTAACCTGTCAGACGTTCCTCAGGAGAACAGCAAGATCTGCCCTCCTCAGTTCATGATGGAGCTCTACAACAAGTACGCCTCGGACAACTCGGCAAACCCTCAGTCTGATGTCATAAGAAGCTTCACTGTCCAAGGTATATAAACAGAGTTTAACTTGTCATGCAAGATACTTATAGGAGGGACCTGTTGATAAAGATAACACTTATTCTGGGGCTTTTTTCCTCATCCCCATAGTCACagaatatacaaatatttggaAATCCCCACCTGCCAAACGTATAGTTTACCATATCTCGTTATAAAGCTGTTTCTTGGCACATTTGTTATTAGTAAAACTGTTCAGTTAGacgttgtttttttgtgaattttacAGTAAAGTTCTAAATCAATGGTCCCAGACATTTTTGGCCTGTGTTCCCTTTGAAAAAGAATCAGTGTCTACTTGCAAACTCTGCTTACTGTGAtcaaaagtgatttaaaaataattttgtgtAGCAGAATTAGGCCTTTTTTGAGGTTCCTCAGGTTCCTAATTAGGCCTATCTCGTGGGCCCGATGTATCGATCCCTTATGGGGGCCCCAAaccctaggttgggaaccatcTCTCTAAAGTATCTCAGAGCATTTTTTTCATTGAATAGTTAGGCCTACAATACAGTAATTTATTGTCCCATGATGGCCTAATTTCTGCTTCCAAAGACTATTCCTAAATGGCCAAATAGAAACTTGAATagtgatcccccccccccccttcacaATAGGCTAAGTCAAAAACGTAGCGGCCTATTGTGGAAATGGTCTCTGGGAGGACATTTTGAGGGCCAGCTGTGTGCTCCTAACTGGAGCATGTCACAGCCCTGTTGCCTACGAATGtctataaaacacattttagcgtTGGTTGTCGCCCGTTAGCAAATTCAGACATCTGTCTCTTCAGAACATTAAACATTTGGGAGGACCCATTGTGCGGTTAAGTTTGTATTTCACTCTGAAAGTAGAAGCTAGCAAGCTTCTAACTAGCTTTCACTTTCTGCGTGGAAGCTTAGCTTGCTAACGGGAGCACAAATTCATGTTATTTCAACACCTGTGTACTCCTAACTGGAGCATGTCATAGCCCTGTTGCCTACGAACGTTGATAAAACACACTTTAGCGTTAGTTGTCGCCCATTAGCAAATTCACACATCCGTCTTTTTACAACATTTGGGAGGACCCATTGTGCGATTAAGTTTGGATTTCACTCTGAAAGTAGAAGATagcaagctaagctaactagcttcCATGCAGAAAGTGAAAGCTATTTAGCTTAACTTGCTAACGGTAGCACAAATTCATGTTATTTCAACACCTGCGGAGTCATTGGCGGGCCCTGGACTTTCAACCAGACTACTGTTCAAGAcccgtgttttgttttgtcagttacgttagtgatgtttgtgacacggtttttagtgatgtttgtggcgttttttccgtacttatgtgaCGTTGTTTCCGTGCgtactttaagcccaaccatgatgtttttcctaaactaagtggttttgttccctaaacctaactgtggtaGTTACCGTAGTTtggttgcgtggcgtacaaatgacaaacGATAAGTGTTGTACAAATgacgaaaagcctaaaatgcgtcctcatgacacacggaatgtccttgtaatatcgtgtcatttatacgccttcccgtgagatcggGTTGAACACGCAACAGTTAAACGCTGGAACTACAGTGATAGATATTGTCTGTCTGAACCAAAAAATTCATGCCCGTCGGAGTAATTTGTTTTACCCAATTttttataattacatttttgaccaaataagtAGGCTACATAGGCCAAAACAAACACTAAAGTGATGACtactgatttttctttttttagaaaaaaaatattttactttcaGTTCGACCCCATATCAGACAGCGCAAATCCCAGCAGCTGTTTCGAATAATCCCCTCTGACCTCTTTTTATCTCTCCAACAGATATCCCTCTCTCTGTGACAAATGGCACAAAGTCAAAGTACAGGCTGCACTTCAACGTCAGCATCCCCAGCCATGAAATGATCACTACTGCTGAACtacagctcttcttcttcttcccagaTCCAAGGTCAAGGGTCACCTCCCGCAATTTCAAGGCCATCATCAAAGTCTATGAAGTGGATTACAACGATTTCACATCCACCACCCAACTGCTGGTTGGCAAAGAGGTGACAGGCTTGGAGAGCACGTGGGAGACGTTTGATGTGACCACAGCTATTCAGAGCTGGCTCAAGTCGGGCCATGGAGCAACAGTTTTTGATGTGGTGGTGGACAGGAAGGACTGTGGGGCCTCTAAAGGTGGAGCAGAAGGAGCAGGGTGTTTGAATATGAGCGTGTCTGTTGGAGATAACACTTCAGCGGCTTTAATAGTCTTCTCAGATGACCTGGGTAGcaggaggaaggaaaaaaagaaggaattGAGAGAGATGATCCTCCACGAAGAAGAAACCATCTTGCACTCGGGCACCGACTGGAACAGAGGAGATCAGCTTCCAAACGAGATCCCGGAGGCTCCacggagaaagaaaagaaaggcgGAGAGGGAATACTGCCAGCGGACCTCTCTCAAGGTCAACTTCAGAGACATCGGCTGGGACAGCTGGATCGTGGCGCCCCCGGAATATGATGCCTTCGAATGTCGAGGCCTGTGTTACCACCCGCTGACAGACGAATCGACCCCGTCAAAGCACGCCCTCATCCAGACGCTGATGAACATCAGGAACCCCACGAAGGCCAACATGGCGTGCTGCGTCCCGATTAAACTGGACCCCATCACAGTCATGTATCGGGAGAACGGGCGCCTCACTATTAGATACCTTTATGAGGAGATGAAGGTGGCAGAGTGTGGCTGCAGGTAGTCAGAGAGGCTTGGTTCGCTCCGGTGGTAGCACAGGTGATGATTATGGTTCAaatgctgcatttcattcaaGTCAGTCTGAGCAGTTCATGCCCTACATTGGTCCAGGAGAAGGAAAGTACCCCTAAGAAGAAGATAATAACATAAGacgagataagataagataagataagaacaaataagataagatagaactttattcatcccgagggaaattgttgtgcagcagttgcagtacaaagtagGAAAGAGTGCAAGAAACATGGATTGCCTCCTATACCTATCTAttttcttaaaggtgctctatacaatatccagagcattcaTATAgctgcaaacaactatttgctatgtaaagatatagaggagtaatgtctacctgtgcttttagtgcatgttcgtgtaTTCGAAAGTGGACCACAGGCTAGCTCACGACCGCCGCTCTGCATTGCTCTCACACGGtgagttacagctgataacgctgtcccgacTGACGGCaccgttgcggaagcgtagcacccaccctccaatTCCCCCcgcaggttaacactgttagctctgtcagcgctgttgcctttgttttcactgttagtgctgCAACACGAAAATGAAAAATTCTCGCCTGTgaatatgtctagggcttttattgtgaaaggtaagaatggaaggagtggatctggtctgcactgCCTTTGCCAAGGTTGAAAAGAATCATAAAGTTTGCCTTCTTGGTTCGGAGTGCGTGATGTTTcatataacaaaataataaaggtCATGCAAtgcttaaataaaatataatgtaagTACTTTTTGACACTGTAGTCATGAAATAATGCTATGTAGCATTTATGGTTTATGTTATTCCTGCAAATTTATTGCTAAAAAGCCTGAAATTCCCAGTTGGCAAcaccaggtctgagaagtgaagccaatgcagaagtgcctaaaacgtgcattctttctaacagccagcagggggcgacacctctggttgcaaaaagaagtctgattgtatagaagtcacttgatttattacctcagtaaacattgtaaacatgagtttatggtctaagtcgctagtttcaagtcttcttcaatacagcatgatgttcatttataaattatggtcccatttagagtcaaatagaccataaatcaGGGTAttctttagggcgtggctaccttggagttgtctatgttttctttaactttaaccctttcacagtgtgttttcagttcatgaaagttaattatgacatttttgttcgcctaaaatgtcttattcagcattcggttgtacttagctccaccttctcgtgtcacttctgattgcaaataaccaagatggtgacggccaaaatgccaaactcgaggcttcaaaacagcagttcacaaaccaatgggtgacgccacggtgactacgtccacttcttacagtatataaagccTATGGAAACTCACAAATAGTGATTTGTCTGGAATGATAGAGCATGATAGTGGAACCATTAACAGGTCATTAACACCTTGTTGCTTGTGCTGCGATGAATTCTAATGGAAACTGTGGTCTTTGCTAAAattgtgttcttgtttttttagcatttttacaTGCTAACACCACCAAGCTGAAAACCAAAGGAGATATATTTACATTGTGTATTTAATTCTGGTTATATGTACATAAAGAGCTTACACTTGTCTTAGTCTAGTACAAAACtaatacaattttattttttatgcagtaactaatgtaaaacaaaacaaaaagtatgtaaaaagttaagtaaaaaaattaaatctaatttaaaaaGTCCATATTTTGTTGGTTAATAGATATCTttgattactattattactactataaaataaacaaaaagtgATGTTGATGATAAATTTACCTGTTGGCATTAATAGGGTGACATTAAATCACAGCTGTTCATCTATTAATCCTGTGCTAGTTTCAATGTAAATCTGTACAATATCATTGTAACTGTAAtttgttatattaatatatatttagtagTAGTGTGTAAATCACTGCCATACAGACTTGTACAGAGTGTTCAGCTTGTACATGCATGCTACATTGCTGAGTGGAGAGTTTCTATTGTCTCATGATGTCTACATTTTGTTTATGAGGCTGTCCTACcctgaaatgaataaaaatctTCTCACAAAATGAAATTGTATTTTAGTTACTCATCTTGTCTACTCAGCACATCCTGCATTTAGTAACTTTTtgtcatgacttttttatttgccGCTTCAAACTAATACATACCAGCATTGCCTTTCACAAACTTATTTGTGGAAGCCTTAtgattatataaaataaagatactataaaaacattttacttttattctGATTctggataaaaataaatgtggtcaTTCAGCAAAttgtttttctaactttttataCAGTCACGTATCACTTGAAACTCAGTGAACATTTCAGTGACCCTGTATGGTAACAcaaaaaactactttttttaaAACCGACATATCTCAATAAAAATGTTCTTGTTACAGCATGATAAGTTGGTATGTTGTTATAACAACAAACTTCCATATGATTTTAAAACAAGAAGATCGAGAAATTGTAGCCCACAGTCAGTTAAACCAGTCATGGCAGCCTTTAGGCTGTGGTAAGGCCTAATGTAGCTAGGAGTTTTGAGTTGCTATTACCTTTTAACTTCACATTCAAGAACCAATCAGAAACCAGCTCAGTCCCACAGATCCAATAATAATACAGTCAATAAAAGGCAGAGACAAGGACTTCCCCCAAgaatacaaaatgtatttttgattaAATGCATTTGAACAAGCAATACTAATGTATAAAAGGGACgtgatgaaaatgcatttgAATTAATAATTGTAAGTGATGAAAATGTTTTAGAATTGAAAAATAGAGTTTTCATCACTTCCCTTTTcttcaatatttttttgttacttccacccttgAGGCCACTTTACATAAATGATAAaaacttaaaaagttacaaacagtccctttaagtatctACTTAATtatttactaaaaaaaacacagttaaacTACTCAGAGCCacatgaagggaaaaaaaacatgtacaagTAGAACAAACTAATTCCAGTCAATCCAAATCTTTTCATCTTAATGCGCAGTGTCAgttttgtaaatattttgaaGTCAGTGACACATCCTTATCAGAGCTGAAACCTCTGTGACAAGACCAATGAGGGGGCACGTCCGTTCTGGGTAGCCCAAAATTGCACTTGTCTCAAAATAGCACCAGTAACAAGGCAGGCAATCTCATTTCAATGtccaagaaaataattggctCAGTTGACTTTTGCCTCATAAGATTTCCCCCCAGTCATCAACAGCATGTGACAACTGAGCCAGTTTAAAATGTCTGGCTTAGCAGTATTACATCTTGTCCAATTGATTAGATTTTTTTGCCCACATGGGGGCAGCACAATAAGCTGCAAACACAAAAGTTACAAATTATGACCTTTCAAAGTTGATGTTGCTAATGTGTTAGCAAACAAAGGCTTATTTGCACATTGAGCAGACACATAGAAACATTGGTATTCATATTTCTGTTCACCTGACCAATGCAAGtacttttagttttgttttgccctcaaactcctgagggaaatatctgatGCTAAATGCTACGCTAGGTTATGTTTACAAGCTAGTTGCtaaatgtgtctgtctgccgtttggtgGGCAGGTAGAGTATGAAGTTTTTGGGGGGCTTTTACAATGGAAACACTTGCCTGCTGTGTCTGGAAACGATacatgataaataaagttgtggGCCGGGTAAGTTTATCAATGAATTTATAATGTTGGAATCTCAGCAGGCTCACTAGCTTACTGAGATAGCTAGCTTGAAGCTGTTCTTGCCTACTAACATACAAATTATGAGGTAACAACAGAGCAGCCTTGCTTTCAGACAAAATTTGACGAgacaacatttttgttttgtatttccaGCAAGTTAGAAGTTCGGGGATTTCAATATCCAAACAATTGCTGTAACCTGTTCTTATATTTGACACAAGGGCAAAGTATGATACaataggggagagcggggtgaTTTGAGCCTGTGGGGAAGTTGAGCCACCCCTTGTTTCTAGGCAACCATCGACACCATTGACCATGTGACCACACATTTTTGAAGAGTCATTCATTTTACTGACCATGTGATGGAGAGAGGCCCATATGACCATGGGTAGGttcaaaaaacatctttttgcCATTCAAACTGATTATTTTATGTTCAAGGAGTCCTGATTCTTGTGTCTGAACTGTTACAgacaatgttgaaaaaatgtcacacATGTGTTAGTGATTTAGGAAGTTACAATATGAGGCTATATTGTTAGCATGACATTAGCTCTAAACTGCTGGATAATACAAGTTTGGTCATTGGGGCCAAGTTGAACCAAGAGACcacttttttttggaaagtCCTTTTTTtgaaaactatttattttagatCCAAAGTGATTATTCCCAAGGATGC
It encodes:
- the gdf2 gene encoding growth/differentiation factor 2 translates to MWSSRSFLFQVCLCLVVSIGSCTCKPLDNDIQSEDPEELYSQLSEEDLLEEEDADSRMENLLGTIKEGFLRKLNLSDVPQENSKICPPQFMMELYNKYASDNSANPQSDVIRSFTVQDIPLSVTNGTKSKYRLHFNVSIPSHEMITTAELQLFFFFPDPRSRVTSRNFKAIIKVYEVDYNDFTSTTQLLVGKEVTGLESTWETFDVTTAIQSWLKSGHGATVFDVVVDRKDCGASKGGAEGAGCLNMSVSVGDNTSAALIVFSDDLGSRRKEKKKELREMILHEEETILHSGTDWNRGDQLPNEIPEAPRRKKRKAEREYCQRTSLKVNFRDIGWDSWIVAPPEYDAFECRGLCYHPLTDESTPSKHALIQTLMNIRNPTKANMACCVPIKLDPITVMYRENGRLTIRYLYEEMKVAECGCR